CGGTCTCCACGCAGATATACTCCCCCTTGCCGGTGTTCTCTACGGTGATGGCCGAAATGTCCACCCCCTTGGACTTGGCAAAACCCTCCGCCGCCTTTGTAGGCTTGCCGTCCGGGCCGAAGGCCGCCTTTGCGGGGGGGCCGTATTGTTTCACCTTTTTGGCCGGGCGCCGGTCCGGCAGTCCTATCACGGACACCGCCAGCCTGCGCGGCGTGGAGTACGATTTGATGTCGGCGCCGTCCAGCCCAAGCTCTTTGAGGCTTGCGGTGGTCTGCTTTAATAGCGCCTCGGCGGCGGGGATTATGTAGCCGGATGGAAGCTCCTCCACCCCGATTTCGTATAAAAGTTCGCCCATATAAACTATAAGGAGCCTTTCGAATGTTTAGTCAAACGCGCTATACGGCAGCGCCGCCGCATTATATCAGACCGCAGGGCGGATCGGCGGCGTCCCGAGCGCGGCCCCCTGTTCTTTTTCCCGGTTTGGACTATAATCGCAACCAAGGGCAGTCTAACCGTCCGCACAAGGGGAACGCCATGATAAACGGCATTAACAACGTTTACCTCAAGCTTCATCAGAACTATTACCCGTTCGACCACCTTTCCGAAAAAAGGGCAAAGGAAGCGGCGGACATGATCCGCTTTTTCCGGCTGAAAAAAGGGGAGGCAGTCACCCTCAAGACATCCACCGGGACCGAATGCCTGTATGTGATAAGCGGCTCGGTGACCATCACCGACGTCACGGGGGACAATGTGGCCGTCACCGCCGCCGACACCCGGAAAAAACCGTTCCAGCTCGCCGGGGAGTACGCAAGCCCCGTCATCGCCGCGGATGCGGACTGTCTTATCGGCGAGGTGGACCTTGAAAACATAGAGTACCTGATATTCTGGGACGGAGTCGTCGGCTCCATGGACACGGCCGACGAGGAACTTCGCATGCGCATGGACAAGCTGCGCTGTTCGATAGCATTCTCTCGCCTGCCGCCGGAGAAGGTGGCGGAGGCGTTCCGGCGGATGCGGGAGGTTCGCTTAAAACTCGGCGAGGTGGTGTTCAAGGAAGGCGACGAAGGGGAGACGTTCTACGTGCTAGAGTCGGGCAGGGCGGAGGTGTGGCGCAAGCCGGACGGGGGCGGCGAGCCGCGCAAGGTGGCCGAAATAAGCGAGGGGAGGGCGTTCGGGGAGGAGTCCATACTCACCGGCGAACGGCGCAACGCCACCATTAAAATGGCGCGTGACGGAGTGCTGCTGGCGCTGGACAAGAAAGACTTCACGGAACTGGTCAGCGGCGGCCTTGTGAAATGGGTGAGCCCGGACGGGGCCAGATCCATGCTTGAGGGCGGGGCGCAGGCGCTGGACGTGCGCCATCCGGAGGAGTTCCGGCGGGCCCATATACCCGGCGCCGCATCTTTTCCGCTGCACACCCTGCGCCAGTCCAT
This window of the Nitrospinota bacterium genome carries:
- a CDS encoding cyclic nucleotide-binding domain-containing protein — encoded protein: MINGINNVYLKLHQNYYPFDHLSEKRAKEAADMIRFFRLKKGEAVTLKTSTGTECLYVISGSVTITDVTGDNVAVTAADTRKKPFQLAGEYASPVIAADADCLIGEVDLENIEYLIFWDGVVGSMDTADEELRMRMDKLRCSIAFSRLPPEKVAEAFRRMREVRLKLGEVVFKEGDEGETFYVLESGRAEVWRKPDGGGEPRKVAEISEGRAFGEESILTGERRNATIKMARDGVLLALDKKDFTELVSGGLVKWVSPDGARSMLEGGAQALDVRHPEEFRRAHIPGAASFPLHTLRQSINTLFDRKKYVAVCGDGRLGAVAALLLAQRGFDVAALEGGMRKWPYETEAGKEG